From the Desulfallas thermosapovorans DSM 6562 genome, the window AGCTATACCTTTGTGTGAAAGATTAGAGAGGTACTTCTTTAATTGCAGCCAACCGAATCCACTTAAAGAGACGGAGATTCGATTGGCATCGTTGACCGTGGTGTTCATGAGCATACTGATTATGTTGCCGACCCCATTTTTGAATGTCATTCCTGCTATAATTACAATCTTGATGGGGTTAACGATCTTAAACAGTAACCGTAGATTACTCTGGATTAATATGAGCTTTGGTTTATTAGCCCTGGGTTTTATCGGCTCTACTTTATACGTAGGATCGGAATTGCTGCTTGACGAGATTGGTGATTTTTTACAAGAAAACCCGATACTTTTTAATTAAAGTATAAACGCTAAAATAATAGTGAGCCATAAATAAGGGAAACGCCAGGAAAAAAGTGATCCACTTTAAATAAAAAAACCCCGTATAATTTAGAAGGATCTGATGCTGTTATGCGGGGGTGAAAGGGTGTCAATTGAAGTGGATATTTATGAAAAGATCCGGCATTTATATGAACATGAAGGCAAATCACAAAGAGCAATTTCCAAAATTCTTGGGGTGTCACGCAATACCGTCAAGAAATATTGCGACGGTTCACACTGTAGAACAGCACATTGATATCAATTCAAACAGCAAATTAAAATTCCTGTAAAACCCGTAAAAACGCACATAAAAATTCGGTGCGGCACAATAAAATCGTAAAAACTGCACATTCTTGTTGTACTTTTTAAATATAGCAACCACGCTTGCCAAGTTCAAGCTCGTAAAAAAGAAAACCACCGGGCAACGGTGAGTCCATTACCCGGCGGTTATACAATTTAACCCTTGGTTTTTCTAAAGGAAATAATATCAGCCCGCGCCTCAAATAACTTTTCTTTAAACACAACCAAAAACCAGGCTGACCGGTTTTTAGTTGGCGGGTACCGCCGGGCTTTATCGAACACCTTGCAAATAGCTTCTATGGCTTCTTGCTGACTAAAGCCCAACGTACTGATTAAATCCAAAGCCAGCGGTAAAAAATCATAAAAACCAGTGCTGGCAAAATAATATTCCAAGGAATCTCCCTTACCCATGCCAGGCGCCCCCTTTAAAGTGCTAAACCTATATAAAATCATTATCCCTAAGCGTACGCAGCGCTTCCGCGATAGTGGCGGCATCAACCTTATTCATAATCGAAGCCAGGCGTTCATTATTCCAGAAATAATCGCCGTAATCGGCTAAATCAGAACCCACATTAAAAGCCGGAACACTAATAAAACAACCGTATGCATAACTACCAACAATAAAAACAAACCCACTGCGGCTATTGACATAAACC encodes:
- a CDS encoding DUF6618 family protein, whose amino-acid sequence is MCAKAFSPIIFQCREKIGRRFERWSGTVTDLINHGSYYEVYVNSRSGFVFIVGSYAYGCFISVPAFNVGSDLADYGDYFWNNERLASIMNKVDAATIAEALRTLRDNDFI
- a CDS encoding exopolysaccharide biosynthesis protein codes for the protein MSGPSGSKPPSQIIRDTIGKKKCTLTVEDLINALGSQSFGLMFIVMALPLTIPLPPGIGFIPAFLLCVWSFQRMLGKTTLWVPKAIGKREISQSLIIKIDAKAIPLCERLERYFFNCSQPNPLKETEIRLASLTVVFMSILIMLPTPFLNVIPAIITILMGLTILNSNRRLLWINMSFGLLALGFIGSTLYVGSELLLDEIGDFLQENPILFN